From a single Cydia strobilella chromosome 17, ilCydStro3.1, whole genome shotgun sequence genomic region:
- the LOC134749133 gene encoding cuticle protein 18.6-like, producing the protein MLRERSSRHTDEQTPDMAVKITTFFCMVAAAAAGVVDVAPAAVQVAPATKVVYEEPEAPAQYEYEYSIHDQLSGDSKQAKENRNGDAVHGFYTLVQPDGVQRIVEYTADKIHGFNAVVRYEGVPQKVAYAAAPAPVAYAQPVAKVAYAPASAPVAYAQPVAKIAYAPAPVQVTYAQPVAKVAYAPAPAPVAYAQPVAKVAYASAPAQVAYAQPVAKVAYAPAPAPVAYAQPVAKVAYAPAPAHVAYAQPVTKVAYAPGPTYAQPTAYAQPAPVAYAQPVAKVAYAPAPVAYAQAPAAHHVAYAPAPHAYPAHVGHVTYSSPAVSYQH; encoded by the exons ATGCTGCGCGAGCGCTCATCTCGGCACACTGACGAACAAACACCCGACATGGCAGTCAAA ATCACAACCTTCTTCTGCATGGTAgcagcggccgcggccggggtcgTGGACGTCGCCCCCGCGGCAGTCCAGGTCGCGCCAGCCACCAAGGTGGTCTACGAGGAGCCCGAGGCCCCCGCCCAGTACGAGTACGAGTACTCCATCCACGACCAGCTCTCCGGAGACTCTAAACAAGCCAAAGAGAACCGCAATGGAGATGCTGTCCACGGATTCTACACTCTCGTTCAGCCCGATGGCGTGCAGCGCATCGTGGAGTACACTGCTGATAAGATCCACGGGTTCAACGCTGTGGTTCGCTACGAGGGAGTGCCCCAGAAGGTTGCGTACGCGGCTGCCCCCGCCCCGGTAGCCTACGCTCAGCCGGTTGCCAAAGTTGCCTACGCGCCTGCTTCAGCTCCAGTGGCTTATGCCCAACCTGTCGCCAAAATAGCCTACGCTCCTGCACCAGTTCAAGTGACTTATGCTCAACCTGTTGCCAAAGTAGCGTATGCCCCGGCGCCGGCACCAGTGGCCTATGCCCAACCCGTCGCCAAAGTAGCCTACGCTTCTGCACCAGCTCAAGTGGCTTATGCTCAACCTGTTGCCAAAGTAGCGTATGCCCCGGCGCCGGCACCAGTGGCCTATGCCCAACCCGTCGCCAAAGTAGCCTACGCTCCTGCACCAGCTCATGTAGCTTATGCTCAACCAGTTACTAAGGTAGCCTATGCCCCAGGGCCAACCTACGCGCAACCCACCGCGTACGCACAACCAGCTCCCGTGGCCTACGCCCAGCCCGTCGCTAAAGTCGCGTACGCACCTGCTCCCGTGGCGTACGCCCAAGCCCCGGCCGCTCACCACGTGGCCTACGCGCCGGCCCCTCACGCGTACCCCGCCCACGTCGGCCATGTCACCTACTCATCGCCAGCTGTCTCATACCAACATTAA
- the LOC134748787 gene encoding cuticle protein-like, whose product MTAKFVAILSLAVAASAIPVVPLAKVAYEEAPAHYEFQYSVADHHTGDIKQQQEARAGDAVHGSYSLVQPDGVQRIVEYTADKEHGFNAIVRYEGHPTEAPHQVALAPVSKFTYAAPVAKIAYAAPVAKVAYAAPVAKVSYAAPVAKVAYATSPAHVSFSSPVISYHH is encoded by the exons ATGACCGCTAAG TTCGTCGCTATCCTCTCGCTGGCCGTGGCCGCGTCCGCCATCCCGGTGGTGCCCCTCGCCAAGGTGGCCTACGAGGAGGCGCCCGCCCACTACGAGTTCCAGTACTCCGTGGCGGACCACCACACCGGCGACATCAAGCAGCAGCAGGAGGCGCGCGCCGGCGACGCCGTGCACGGCTCCTACTCGCTGGTACAGCCCGACGGCGTGCAGCGCATCGTGGAGTACACCGCCGACAAGGAGCATGGATTCAACGCCATCGTCCGCTACGAGGGACACCCCACCGAGGCGCCCCACCAGGTCGCCCTCGCCCCCGTCTCTAAATTCACCTACGCCGCTCCCGTCGCCAAGATCGCCTACGCCGCTCCCGTGGCCAAGGTCGCCTACGCTGCCCCCGTAGCCAAGGTCTCCTACGCCGCCCCCGTCGCCAAGGTCGCCTACGCCACCTCCCCCGCTCACGTCTCCTTCTCTTCCCCGGTCATCTCCTACCACCACTAG
- the LOC134748765 gene encoding superkiller complex protein 8-like → MPASTAYSILLKKENAHDDPIYCCAWAKTATSENPKAPCKDYIATGGLDGLVKVWLFENNRLELVHSLAEHSMAVVSVAISSDGHTLASTSLDSTLIIWDLLTGHKVHEIQNSGTDVWKVAFSPEGHHIVTGSHTGKLRVYGIEKASLECVLDTRGKFVLSVAWSPDGKYIASGATDGAACLFDAAQGKLLHTIQAHTQAVNTVTFSPDSSLLLTASSDGNVHTYNVASGSLQSSMKLTCRAASAAASSDGRAAAAADGAVRVASLDKLQDLHVFKEHTGAVCGVQFNAEGNKLLSVSKDKCINIYECPPPPKTAAQK, encoded by the exons ATGCCAGCTTCAACTGCG TATTCCATATTACTGAAGAAAGAAAATGCTCACGACGACCCTATTTACTGCTGTGCATGGGCTAAAACGGCCACTTCTGAAAATCCGAA GGCACCTTGCAAAGATTACATTGCAACGGGTGGCCTAGATGGCCTAGTGAAGGTTTGGCTGTTTGAGAACAATAGATTGGAGTTAGTGCACTCTCTAGCAGAGCACTCTATGGCTGTAGTTTCTGTTGCAATCAGCTCTGATGGTCACA CCCTAGCCAGCACATCTCTGGACTCCACCTTGATAATCTGGGACTTGTTGACCGGCCACAAAGTCCATGAGATCCAGAACAGTGGCACAGATGTTTGGAAGGTGGCATTTTCACCCGAGGGACACCATATAGTCACCGGGAGCCATACTGGAAAGCTGAGGGTTTATGGCATTGAGAAAGCATCCTTGGAGTGTGTTTTGGACACTAGAGGAAAATTTGTTTTAAGTGTGGCTTGG AGCCCCGACGGCAAGTACATCGCAAGCGGCGCCACAGATGGCGCTGCGTGTCTCTTTGACGCGGCGCAAGGCAAGCTGCTGCACACGATACAGGCGCACACACAG GCCGTGAACACAGTAACCTTCTCACCAGACTCATCGCTTCTGCTCACTGCGTCGTCCGACGGGAACGTGCACACCTACAATGT AGCAAGCGGGAGTCTGCAAAGCAGTATGAAACTCACATGCAGAGCGGCATCAGCTGCAGCGAGTTCTGAcggtcgcgccgccgccgccgccgacggcGCCGTACGCGTCGCCAGCCTCGACAAACTGCAAGATCTACATGTTTTCAAGGAGCACACAGGCGCT GTGTGCGGTGTGCAGTTCAACGCCGAGGGCAACAAGCTCCTGTCAGTGTCTAAGGACAAATGCATTAACATCTACGAGTGCCCACCACCGCCTAAAACTGCTGCCCAGAAGTGA
- the LOC134748766 gene encoding cuticle protein-like: protein MAAKFVAILSLAVAASAIPVVPLAKVAYEEAPAHYEFQYSVADHHTGDIKQQQEARSGDAVHGSYSLLQPDGVQRIVEYTADKEHGFNAIVRYEGHPTEAPHKVALAPVAKLSYAAPVAKLAYAAPVAKVAYAAPVAKVAYAAAPAHVSFSSPVISYHH from the exons ATGGCCGCTAAG TTCGTTGCTATCCTCTCCCTGGCTGTGGCCGCCTCCGCCATCCCGGTGGTGCCTCTCGCCAAGGTGGCCTACGAGGAGGCGCCCGCCCACTACGAGTTCCAGTACTCCGTGGCGGACCACCACACCGGCGACATCAAGCAGCAACAGGAGGCGCGCTCCGGCGACGCCGTGCACGGCTCCTACTCGCTGCTGCAGCCCGACGGCGTGCAGCGCATCGTGGAATACACCGCCGACAAGGAGCACGGCTTTAACGCCATCGTCCGCTACGAGGGACACCCCACCGAGGCGCCCCACAAGGTCGCCCTCGCCCCCGTCGCCAAGCTCTCCTACGCCGCTCCCGTAGCCAAGCTCGCCTACGCTGCCCCCGTAGCCAAGGTCGCCTACGCCGCCCCCGTCGCCAAGGTCGCCTACGCCGCCGCCCCCGCTCACGTCTCCTTCTCCTCCCCCGTCATCTCCTACCACCACTAG
- the LOC134749131 gene encoding zinc finger protein 431-like: MSEGKEMVQVKVEPLYTDNEANLESESKAEEAEHNIHRHVKKEPIWNVEDYSPTSLYRDQVIEKDHVSHTSREMNHIGHEIKKETEQNHTEDSQVDWCMDHVVKVEREVDISDGSKIASQVNEHTQNTLLVQSKVPQTAYTDHDIKKENESAKNENTSSISEATTTSGHVDQAMWPSDHVVKIERVADMYSANNVVPQHEFNKSESKLEQAGQKGDEKAVVQSGLSTDQMVKAESAVIGLYMDHVVKDELVVGPEVLQRPKLLPQQATINHIESKVLGRRCSIRLEKMHVDVESGMCRVGLNTYKLRICLQNYQDNHVKNEVNRSTSQKPSNKSIKIQEKRYKCDLCNYATDEKYRLKVHGKVHSNEKPFKCNLCSYSTAYKAHLQIHDRIHTGERPYKCDQCSYASIQKCDLSVHKRVHSGEKPHKCSHCSFACKRKRDLLAHERTHKVEKPFKCDHCDYSSNRKRDLLIHVSRTHSLIPIINDQNTYKCDHCTYTSPTRRNWKNHIRIVHMKIKPYKCDQCDYETRDKIRFGTHVKKHTGEPIELRYKCSQCNYATDHKHHMLGHQRTHSGEKPFKCSHCSYATAYRRELVAHKALHNEENPYKCIKCTYACGSESNLRNHERTHIGDSANKLTETLTET; this comes from the exons ATGTCGGAGGGCAAAGAAATGGTCCAGGTAAAGGTAGAGCCACTATATACAGATAATGAGGCAAATTTGGAGTCTGAGAGTAAAGCAGAAGAGGCAGAACATAATATACATAGACATGTAAAAAAGGAGCCTATTTGGAACGTTGAGGACTACTCACCGACCAGCCTCTATAGGGACCAAGTGATAGAAAAGGACCATGTGAGTCACACAAGCAGAGAAATGAATCACATAGGCCACGAGATAAAGAAGGAAACTGAGCAAAACCATACAGAGGACTCACAAGTTGACTGGTGTATGGACCATGTAGTAAAAGTTGAGAGAGAGgttgatatatctgatggaagCAAGATAGCATCACAAGTTAATGAACACACTCAAAACACACTACTAGTGCAGAGCAAAGTGCCACAGACTGCATACACAGACCATGATATAAAAAAGGAGAATGAGTCGGCAAAAAACGAAAATACATCTAGCATATCTGAGGCAACCACAACAAGTGGCCATGTAGACCAAGCCATGTGGCCAAGTGACCATGTGGTCAAGATTGAAAGGGTAGCAGACATGTACAGTGCAAACAATGTAGTTCCACAACATGAGTTCAATAAGTCTGAGAGCAAACTGGAACAGGCTGGTCAAAAAGGTGATGAGAAGGCTGTAGTACAGTCTGGCCTGAGCACAGACCAAATGGTAAAGGCTGAAAGTGCAGTCATAGGCCTGTACATGGACCATGTAGTAAAGGATGAGCTGGTAGTGGGACCTGAGGTGCTGCAGAGGCCTAAACTCTTACCACAACAAG CAACCATTAACCACATTGAGAGTAAAGTCCTTGGTAGGAGATGCTCTATCAGACTGGAGAAAATGCATGTGGACGTGGAGAGTGGCATGTGTAGGGTTGGTCTCAATACATACAAGCTCCGAATATGTCTTCAAAACTACCAAGACAATCAtgtaaaaaatgaagttaata gATCAACTTCACAAAAACCAAGTAACAAAAGCATTAAAATCCAAGAAAAACGATACAAATGTGACCTCTGCAATTATGCTACTGATGAAAAATATAGGCTTAAAGTACATGGAAAGGTGCACAGTAATGAAAAACCCTTCAAATGCAACCTCTGTAGTTACTCCACTGCCTATAAAGCTCACTTGCAAATTCATGACAGAATACACACTGGGGAAAGACCTTACAAATGCGACCAATGTAGTTATGCCTCCATCCAAAAATGTGACTTGTCGGTCCACAAAAGAGTGCATAGTGGGGAGAAGCCACACAAATGTAGCCACTGTAGCTTCGCATGTAAACGTAAACGTGACTTGTTAGCCCACGAAAGGACACACAAAGTTGAAAAACCGTTCAAATGTGATCACTGTGATTACAGCAGCAACCGCAAACGAGATCTGTTAATCCATGTTAGTCGCACACACTCTTTAATACCTATCATAAATGACCAGAATACTTACAAATGTGACCACTGTACTTACACTAGTCCTACTAGACGAAACTGGAAGAACCACATCAGAATAGTGCATATGAAAATTAAACCGTACAAATGCGATCAATGTGATTATGAAACTAGAGATAAAATTAGGTTTGGAACTCACGTCAAGAAACACACTGGGGAGCCAATCGAGTTGCGTTATAAATGTAGTCAATGTAATTACGCTACTGACCATAAACATCATATGTTAGGCCACCAAAGAACTCATTCAGGTGAAAAACCTTTTAAATGTAGCCACTGCAGCTACGCTACGGCCTATAGACGTGAATTGGTAGCCCACAAAGCTTTACACAATGAAGAAAACCCTTACAAATGCATTAAATGTACTTACGCATGTGGCAGTGAGAGTAATCTGCGAAACCATGAAAGGACACACATTGGTGACAGTGCGAATAAACTTACAGAAACGTTAACAGAAACTTAA
- the LOC134749043 gene encoding superkiller complex protein 8 — protein sequence MSITTLYYLELKKENAHEDSIWCCGWSRIGHEKKKPEDNGENENNENSQNSNHSQEAVEDYIITGGLDDIIKIWQLENGKLELRHQLEGHSLGVISVAVSPDGKTLASSSQDSSLILWDMASGEKLKTMEPGSSDVWTLDFSPDGKHVISGSNAGKILIFSVESGKQEQTLDTRGKFTLSVAYSPDGKYIASGALDGIINIFDVAQGKLVHTLEGHAMPIRSLCFSPDSQLLLTASDDGHMKLYDVVHANLAGTLSGHASWVLSVAFSPDGKRFVSSSADRTVRVWDLDSMQCQNVFKDNNDQVWGVKFNADSNKIVSVSEDKSLIIYSCPL from the exons ATGTCGATCACAACATTG TATTATTTAGAATTAAAGAAAGAGAATGCGCATGAAGACTCAATCTGGTGTTGTGGGTGGAGTAGAATAGGCCATGAAAAGAAGAAACCCGAGGATAAtggtgaaaatgaaaataacgaGAACTCACA GAACTCAAACCATTCTCAAGAAGCAGTAGAAGATTATATCATCACAGGAGGGTTGGatgatataattaaaatttggcAGTTAGAAAACGGGAAGCTTGAGCTAAGGCACCAACTGGAGGGACATTCTCTCGGCGTCATATCTGTGGCTGTGAGTCCCGACGGTAAAA CATTAGCAAGCAGTTCTCAAGACTCCTCCTTAATCCTATGGGACATGGCATCTGGTGAAAAACTCAAGACGATGGAACCGGGCTCCTCCGATGTGTGGACACTAGACTTTTCACCCGATGGCAAGCATGTGATCTCTGGCAGCAATGCGGGGAAGATCCTCATATTCAGTGTGGAGAGTGGCAAACAAGAACAGACATTGGATACTAGAGGAAAATTCACATTGAGTGTTGCTTAT AGTCCTGACGGCAAGTACATAGCCAGCGGTGCGCTAGACGGGATCATTAACATCTTTGACGTAGCGCAAGGCAAGCTGGTGCACACGCTAGAAGGCCATGCCATGCCTATTCGCAGTCTGTGCTTCTCCCCCGACTCGCAATTACTGCTAACTGCCTCCGATGATGGCCATATGAAGCTATATGATGT TGTCCACGCGAACCTGGCCGGCACATTATCCGGCCacgcctcatgggtgctatctgTCGCTTTCTCACCGGACGGCAAGCGCTTCGTGTCTAGCAGTGCCGATCGGACCGTCCGGGTTTGGGACCTGGACTCCATGCAGTGTCAGAACGTCTTCAAGGACAACAATGACCAG GTTTGGGGAGTGAAGTTCAACGCAGATAGCAACAAAATAGTATCTGTTTCCGAAGATAAAAGTTTAATCATTTACTCGTGTCCATTATAG
- the LOC134749009 gene encoding pre-mRNA-splicing factor RBM22, with translation MAVSKSTNTYNRQNWEDSDFPILCQTCLGDNPYIRMTKEKYGKECKICARPFTVFRWCPGSRMRFKKTEVCQTCSKLKNVCQTCLLDLEYGLPIQVRDAALKIQDDLPRNEVNKEYYIQNLDSQMSKFDSTQPSNSALKSKGASDLLLRLARTAPYYKRNRPHVCSFWVKGECRRGEECPYRHEKPTDPDDPLADQNIKDRYYGVNDPVAEKLMRRAAAMPALPPPEDRTVTTLYVGNLPENISEEELRGHFYQYGEIRSLTLVPRAQCAFVQYTTRSAAEHAAEKTFNRLVIGGKRLTIKWGKSQGRQGTNEKNETLPALEPVPGLPGALPPAPAFLHPFPPQMPPPHRPNDFFNLHHYGPAAGWPWGAPPPPPGAGLPPPGLPPPGAGLPPPGAGLPPPGAGLPPPGPGLPPPAPALHYPSQDPGRLGAHAHANAPQT, from the exons ATGGCTGTGTCGAAATCAACGAACACCTACAATCGACAGAATTGGGAAGATTCA GACTTTCCAATTTTGTGCCAAACATGCCTCGGAGACAATCCGTATATTCGTATG ACGAAGGAAAAATATGGCAAAGAGTGTAAAATATGCGCTCGGCCATTTACAGTCTTCCGTTGGTGCCCAGGGTCTAGGATGCGCTTCAAGAAAACAGAAGTTTGCCAAACATGTTCCAAGTTGAAGAATGTTTGTCAAACTTGCCTGTTGGACTTAGAATATGGGTTGCCTATTCAAGTTAGAGATGCGGCTCTTAAAATACAAGATGATCTACCTCGTAATGAAGTGAATAAAGAGTATTATATTCAGAACTTAGATAGTCAAATGTCTAAATTTGATTCTACTCAACCAAGCAATTCTGCTCTGAAGTCGAAGGGTGCTTCTGATCTGTTGTTGAGATTGGCCCGAACTGCACCATATTACAAAAGAAATAGGCCACATGTGTGTTCATTCTGGGTGAAAGGCGAGTGTCGGAGAGGAGAGGAGTGCCCGTACCGGCATGAAAAGCCTACTGACCCTGATGATCCATTGGCTGACCAGAACATCAAAGACAG ATACTATGGTGTGAATGACCCAGTAGCAGAAAAGCTCATGCGTCGCGCTGCTGCCATGCCGGCTCTTCCACCACCTGAGGACAGAACTGTCACCACTCTGTATGTAGGCAACTTGCCTGAGAACATCTCTGAGGAGGAGCTGAGAGGACATTTCTACCAGTATGGAGAAATAAG GTCGCTGACATTGGTGCCGCGAGCACAGTGCGCCTTCGTGCAGTACACGACTAGAAGTGCAGCCGAGCATGCGGCAGAGAAGACCTTCAACCGACTGGTCATCGGCGGCAAGAGGCTCACCATCAAATGGGGCAAATCTCAAG GTCGTCAAGGTACAAACGAGAAGAACGAAACGCTACCGGCGCTGGAGCCCGTGCCCGGCCTGCCTGGCGCTTTGCCGCCGGCACCAGCCTTCCTGCATCCATTTCCACCACAG ATGCCGCCGCCCCACCGGCCCAACGACTTCTTCAACCTGCACCACTACGGCCCCGCGGCGGGCTGGCCGTGGGGCGCGCCCCCACCTCCCCCCGGCGCCGGCCTACCTCCCCCCGGCCTGCCCCCTCCCGGCGCCGGCCTGCCCCCTCCCGGCGCCGGCCTGCCCCCTCCCGGTGCCGGCCTGCCCCCTCCCGGCCCCGGCCtgccgccgccggcgccggcccTGCACTACCCGAGCCAAGATCCGGGTCGCTTGGGTGCTCACGCGCATGCCAATGCGCCGCAGACGTAG